The Paraburkholderia acidisoli genome contains a region encoding:
- a CDS encoding UDP-glucose 4-epimerase family protein has protein sequence MSGILVTGANGFVGRALCETLVRHGHDVTALVRRGTLGMAGVREWRHDAPDFAGLLEAWPDDLTPDCVVHLAARVHVMRDESPDPGKAFHATNVEGTLRVARAAHARGVRRLVFASSIKAVGETDGGTPLAESAAPGWLDPYGRSKREAEDALWALGAQTSLEIVVVRPPLVYGPGVRANFLQMMSALWRGMPLPLGAIDARRSMVYAENLADALMRCATDARAANACFHVADTDDLSVSQLLRVLADDLAKPARLIPVPPGLLSVAGRLTGRSAQIQRLTSDLRLDTSLIREKLDWQPPFTAKEGLAKTARWYRETQATRHSHT, from the coding sequence GTGAGCGGGATATTGGTGACGGGCGCGAACGGCTTCGTGGGCCGCGCATTGTGCGAAACGCTGGTGCGTCATGGCCACGATGTCACGGCGTTGGTGCGGCGCGGCACGCTGGGTATGGCGGGCGTGCGCGAATGGCGCCACGATGCGCCCGACTTCGCTGGCCTGCTCGAAGCCTGGCCTGACGACCTGACGCCCGATTGCGTCGTTCATCTTGCCGCGCGCGTGCACGTGATGCGCGACGAGTCGCCCGATCCCGGGAAGGCGTTCCATGCCACGAACGTCGAAGGGACGTTGCGCGTGGCGCGCGCCGCTCACGCGCGCGGCGTGCGAAGGCTGGTGTTCGCGAGCAGCATCAAGGCGGTTGGCGAGACGGACGGCGGAACGCCGCTCGCCGAGTCGGCGGCGCCCGGTTGGCTCGACCCGTACGGCCGCTCGAAGCGCGAGGCGGAAGACGCGCTCTGGGCGCTGGGCGCCCAGACTTCGCTGGAGATCGTGGTCGTGCGACCGCCGCTCGTGTACGGACCGGGCGTGCGCGCGAACTTCTTGCAGATGATGAGTGCATTGTGGCGCGGTATGCCGCTGCCGCTCGGCGCCATCGACGCGCGGCGCAGCATGGTCTACGCGGAGAATCTCGCCGATGCGCTCATGCGATGCGCGACCGACGCCCGCGCCGCGAACGCGTGCTTCCATGTGGCCGATACCGACGATCTTTCGGTCTCCCAATTGCTGCGCGTACTCGCCGACGACCTGGCCAAACCCGCGCGCCTGATTCCGGTTCCGCCTGGTCTGCTGAGCGTGGCGGGCAGGTTGACGGGGCGCTCGGCGCAGATCCAGCGGCTGACGTCCGACTTGCGGCTCGACACCTCGCTGATTCGCGAGAAGCTGGATTGGCAGCCGCCGTTCACGGCCAAAGAGGGACTTGCGAAAACCGCGCGCTGGTATCGTGAGACGCAAGCGACGCGCCATTCACACACGTAA